The following DNA comes from Pseudodesulfovibrio alkaliphilus.
ACGGCTCGCTGCTGGCCGAACAGTGCGCGCGGTTACGGCCGCCCTACGCAGCCGTCCTCGACGATGCCGCACGACGCGAATTCGTGGCGCATCTGCCCGCCGGGTATTCGCCCCAGATTCTCGTCGGCCCCGAAGCCTTCGCCACCCTGGCCGCCCTTGACGAAGTGGACACGGTCCTCTCAAGCATCGTGGGCGCTGCCGGATTCGAACCGACCCTGGCAGCGGCCCGAGCGGGCAAACTCATCTGTCTGGCCAACAAGGAGTCCCTGGTACTCGGCGGCCACATCATCCGCGCCGCCTGCCATGCCTCGGGCGCGGTGATCCTGCCTGTGGATTCCGAACACAACGCCCTTTTCCAGGGTCTCATGGGCCATGGCCGCGATCACGAAATAGCCCGGCTCATCCTCACGGCTTCGGGCGGCCCCTTTCGCGGCCGCGCCGCCGCCTCCCTCAGGGAAGTCACCCTCGAACAGGCCCTGGCCCACCCAAACTGGAGCATGGGCGCGAAAATCTCCATCGACTCGGCCACCCTGATGAACAAAGGGCTTGAGGTCATCGAGGCATGCCACCTCTACGGTCTGCCCGTGGACATGGTCCATGTGGTGGTCCACCCCCAGTCCATCGTCCACTCGCTGGTGGAATACGTGGACGGATCGCAGCTGGCCCACCTTGGCATTCCCGACATGCAGATACCCATCGCCCATTGCCTGGGTTTCCCCCATCGCCTCGGACTGAACCTGCCCCGGCTCGACCTGGCCAGCGTGGGCTGCCTGACCTTTGAGGAACCTGATCTGGGGGCTTTCCCCTGCCTGAACCTGGCCCGCCAGGCCCTGGATGCCGGACCGAGCCACCCGGTGGTGCTCAACGCGGCCAACGAGATGGCCGTGGCCGCCTTTCTGGACCGGCGGATAGGTTTTGCAGACATCCCGGCCACCATTGAGACCGCCCTTGACCGTCACCAGCCCATGGACGTATCCACCCCAGAGGCGGTGCTCGACCTGGACAGCGTCGTCCGGGAGGAAATCCGCCGCGCCCTCTGGCCTGTCGCGGATTGATGCTTATCTCTGTAAAAAGCCGCGACAACACCACAGCGGGCGGCCCCATGAGGACTCTATGCTGACAAGCGCTATCGCCATTATCCTGGCCCTTGGAGGGCTGATTTTCTTCCACGAACTCGGCCACTTCGCCGTGGCCCGTCTCTTCGGCATGGGAGTGAGGACCTTCTCCCTCGGCTTTGGTCCCCGCCTGGCCGGATACACTTCCGGGCGCACCGAGTACAAACTCTCGGCCATCCCTCTTGGGGGCTACGTCCAACTGGCGGGCGAACAAGGCGAAGACGAGGAGGAGTTCCCCGAGGACCAACTCTTTGCCGCGCGCCCCGCCTGGCAAAGGCTTTGCGTGGTTGCGGCTGGACCTCTCTTCAATTTCCTGCTCGCCTTTCTCATCTACTGGTTCCTGGCCCTGGCCCAGGGGCAGGGAGTGATCATGCCCACCGTGGGAGATGTCATGCCCGAGAGCCCGGCCTTTGAAGCAGGGCTACGCAAGGACGACCATGTCCTGAGCGTGGACGGCAGGCCCATGGACTCCTGGAACCAACTGGTGGAGACGATCCGCGCCGGCAACGAAACCCCGCTGCGCTTCGAGGTGGCCCGCGGCAATGAGAGGCTGCTTCTCACCGTGACCCCCAGGGTGAACACGGTCAAAAACCTCTTCGGCGAGGAAGTGACCGTGCCCATGGTGGGCATCGGCCAGGGCGGGGTCATTGAATATCGGCCCGTGGAGGGCCTTGGGGCGGGCATGGCCCTTGCCCATACCTGGACCATGTCCAAGGTCGTGGTCAAGGGATTCGTCAGCATCATTGAGCGGCTCATTCCGGTGGAGTCCATCGGCGGCCCCATCATGCTCGCCCAGATGGTCCACACCAGCGCCCAGTCCGGGTTCTATGACCTGCTGGCAATGATCGCCATCATTTCCATCAACCTGGCCATCATCAATCTGCTGCCCATCCCGGTACTCGACGGCGGCCATATCGTCTATTTCCTGCTCGAGATGATCTTCCGCCGCCCTGTCAGTGACCGCTGGAAGGCGGCCGCAACCCGTGTTGGCATCCTCCTGCTGCTGATGCTCATGAGCCTTGCCATCTTCAACGATGTCCGCCGCCTGCTCTCATAAGCCGCATGAGCTGACCCTGGCCCTGTCCGGGGTTGAGGACCGCCTCCAGATGGCGCTTGGCGAGCCGTCGGAAACGGGCTGGACGCTCCTCGCCTCGCGGGAATGGACCGTGCCCGGGCAGTCGGTGCGTTTCCTGGCTCCGGGCATCAGGGAGACCCTGGACGGGTTCGGCGTGACGGCCTCGGCCATTACCCGCATCGCCTGCGTACGCGGTCCTGGCAGCTTCACCGGGCTACGA
Coding sequences within:
- the rseP gene encoding RIP metalloprotease RseP — encoded protein: MLTSAIAIILALGGLIFFHELGHFAVARLFGMGVRTFSLGFGPRLAGYTSGRTEYKLSAIPLGGYVQLAGEQGEDEEEFPEDQLFAARPAWQRLCVVAAGPLFNFLLAFLIYWFLALAQGQGVIMPTVGDVMPESPAFEAGLRKDDHVLSVDGRPMDSWNQLVETIRAGNETPLRFEVARGNERLLLTVTPRVNTVKNLFGEEVTVPMVGIGQGGVIEYRPVEGLGAGMALAHTWTMSKVVVKGFVSIIERLIPVESIGGPIMLAQMVHTSAQSGFYDLLAMIAIISINLAIINLLPIPVLDGGHIVYFLLEMIFRRPVSDRWKAAATRVGILLLLMLMSLAIFNDVRRLLS
- the dxr gene encoding 1-deoxy-D-xylulose-5-phosphate reductoisomerase codes for the protein MKTYISAWPQAATLPDFPRSVAVLGSTGSIGVNALKVMETHPQLFKITALSGGRNGSLLAEQCARLRPPYAAVLDDAARREFVAHLPAGYSPQILVGPEAFATLAALDEVDTVLSSIVGAAGFEPTLAAARAGKLICLANKESLVLGGHIIRAACHASGAVILPVDSEHNALFQGLMGHGRDHEIARLILTASGGPFRGRAAASLREVTLEQALAHPNWSMGAKISIDSATLMNKGLEVIEACHLYGLPVDMVHVVVHPQSIVHSLVEYVDGSQLAHLGIPDMQIPIAHCLGFPHRLGLNLPRLDLASVGCLTFEEPDLGAFPCLNLARQALDAGPSHPVVLNAANEMAVAAFLDRRIGFADIPATIETALDRHQPMDVSTPEAVLDLDSVVREEIRRALWPVAD